Proteins encoded together in one Mycolicibacter minnesotensis window:
- a CDS encoding acyl-ACP desaturase, with amino-acid sequence MSRQLADLEILRELEPIAATNVNRHESVAIAWNPHDYVPWDRGRDFAGIGGIDWSPEQSQLSDIAKAAMVTNLLTEDNLPSYHRQAAKYFSSDGAWAAWVGRWTAEENRHGIVIRDYLVVARGVDPVALEQARMQHVTNGFAATAEEESRHKTDFLLSVAYVTFQELATRVSHRNTGKVCDDPVADRMLQRVAADENLHMIFYRNIASAALDLVPDQALEAVAAVVENFRMPGQGMPNFRRNGVLMAKHGIYDPRQHLDEVVLPTLRKWRIFERDDFSSRGEQRREELAAYLENLERQVIRFEEQRDRRLARDELKKGMQPV; translated from the coding sequence ATGTCGAGGCAGTTGGCCGATCTGGAGATACTGCGCGAGCTGGAGCCGATCGCTGCGACCAATGTGAACCGGCACGAGTCGGTGGCAATCGCTTGGAACCCGCATGATTACGTGCCCTGGGACCGTGGCCGCGATTTCGCTGGGATTGGCGGAATCGACTGGTCGCCGGAGCAATCCCAACTCAGCGATATCGCGAAGGCCGCGATGGTCACGAACCTGCTCACCGAGGACAACCTGCCGTCTTATCACCGGCAGGCGGCCAAGTACTTCTCCAGCGACGGCGCCTGGGCGGCCTGGGTCGGCCGATGGACCGCCGAGGAGAACCGCCACGGCATCGTGATTCGCGACTACCTTGTTGTGGCACGCGGGGTCGACCCGGTGGCTCTGGAGCAGGCACGAATGCAGCACGTCACCAATGGTTTCGCGGCGACTGCCGAGGAGGAGTCGCGACACAAGACGGACTTTCTGCTCTCGGTCGCCTACGTGACCTTCCAGGAGCTCGCCACTCGCGTCAGCCACCGCAACACCGGCAAGGTCTGCGATGACCCTGTCGCCGACCGGATGCTGCAACGCGTTGCCGCAGACGAGAACCTGCATATGATCTTCTATCGGAACATCGCCTCTGCTGCATTGGATCTGGTTCCCGACCAGGCTCTGGAAGCCGTCGCTGCAGTTGTCGAGAACTTCAGGATGCCGGGTCAGGGTATGCCGAACTTTCGCCGCAACGGGGTGCTGATGGCCAAGCACGGAATTTATGACCCCCGCCAGCATTTGGACGAAGTCGTACTGCCGACACTGCGTAAGTGGCGGATTTTCGAGCGCGATGATTTCAGCTCACGCGGGGAGCAACGCCGTGAAGAGCTGGCTGCCTACCTTGAAAACCTTGAGCGCCAAGTCATCAGGTTCGAGGAACAACGCGACCGTCGGCTCGCTCGGGATGAACTCAAGAAGGGCATGCAACCGGTCTAG
- a CDS encoding oxygenase MpaB family protein, giving the protein MANVPQIPNAAEAVARYGKAGRDWIAGTQIADPPADAVVADFATLPPGAGMAMLRAALRDGIDTVEAAPQSLRALFAEIDHEPHWLDHDRLDRAVGHIVRHTASYGIVLGAASLTAGAMNAVAGMPLVLTGRYTSQAAVRSIEVGAWLQEILTPGGLRRDGAGLATTVRVRMIHAFVRRHLLSDGDWDTEAWGAPIPQSYMAFTIVEFGRIALAAMHQLGVRYTRAELDDIYHFWRYVGRLNGVAEELNPVTEADQIRIAELYALTAVEPDDGDRDFVRALTHDYLAREIAELLPFGGAWKHRVGVSIINGMTRAFLGDANASRLGVADTPFKHLPRVIGPAVGGVNEVLARIPGVNPLRTRRAMANYPGLMAEQRSRYGVHHDLVDAAPDSAGHPAAAHSA; this is encoded by the coding sequence ATGGCAAATGTGCCCCAGATCCCCAACGCCGCCGAGGCCGTCGCGCGATACGGCAAGGCCGGCCGCGATTGGATAGCCGGCACCCAGATCGCCGACCCGCCGGCCGATGCCGTCGTCGCCGACTTCGCCACATTGCCGCCCGGCGCCGGCATGGCCATGCTGCGAGCCGCGCTGCGTGACGGCATTGACACGGTCGAGGCAGCGCCGCAATCGCTGCGTGCATTGTTCGCCGAGATCGACCACGAACCCCATTGGCTCGACCACGACCGTTTGGACCGAGCCGTGGGGCACATCGTCCGCCACACCGCGTCCTACGGGATCGTCCTGGGCGCGGCCTCACTGACCGCCGGTGCCATGAACGCCGTCGCCGGCATGCCGCTGGTGCTCACCGGTCGCTACACCAGCCAGGCCGCGGTGCGGTCGATCGAGGTGGGCGCATGGCTCCAAGAGATCCTGACCCCCGGTGGGTTGCGCCGCGACGGTGCCGGCCTGGCCACCACCGTGCGGGTCCGGATGATTCACGCCTTCGTCCGGCGTCACCTGTTGAGCGACGGCGACTGGGACACCGAAGCGTGGGGGGCGCCCATCCCGCAGAGCTACATGGCGTTCACCATCGTCGAGTTCGGCCGGATCGCCCTGGCGGCCATGCATCAGCTGGGCGTCCGCTACACCCGTGCCGAGCTCGACGACATCTATCACTTCTGGCGCTACGTCGGCCGGCTCAACGGCGTTGCCGAGGAACTCAACCCGGTCACCGAAGCAGATCAAATACGGATCGCCGAGCTGTACGCCCTGACCGCGGTAGAGCCCGACGACGGGGATCGCGACTTCGTCCGCGCCCTGACCCACGACTACCTGGCGCGTGAGATAGCCGAGCTGCTGCCGTTCGGCGGGGCATGGAAACACCGGGTGGGCGTGAGCATCATCAATGGCATGACCCGGGCGTTTCTCGGCGATGCCAATGCCAGCCGATTGGGCGTGGCCGACACGCCGTTCAAGCATCTGCCGCGGGTGATCGGTCCGGCAGTCGGTGGGGTCAACGAGGTGCTGGCCCGCATTCCCGGCGTGAACCCATTGCGGACGCGACGCGCCATGGCCAACTATCCGGGCCTGATGGCCGAACAGCGGTCGCGCTATGGGGTTCACCATGACCTGGTCGACGCCGCGCCGGACAGTGCTGGGCATCCTGCGGCAGCGCACTCGGCGTAG
- a CDS encoding serine/threonine-protein kinase has translation MTLLAGTEFAGYTIIRSIGAGAMGEVYLAQHPRLPRYDALKVLPEALTGNREFRDRFVRESDLAAGLWHPHIVGVRDRGESDGRLWIAMDYVEGCDAGHLLRTEYPAGMPLPEVTTIVSAIAGALDYAHQRGLLHRDVKPGNILIETSASSPARIALSDFGIAPEMVDPAGHTATNLTVGTVAYAAPEQLMGQSLDGRADQYALAATTYHLLTGAPPYSSSDPAAMIGQHLTATPPSVGVLRPELAALDQVLEKALSKTPSDRFATCAEFATALARQAENDADRSTERRPVTAAPAAIQTAEHRRLRNRRRNVAILSLVAAVIATAVATGIYTRNIRNHPTDQIAESHPIVATAPLDGVFRLRYHLAQETLMGSPDPKPEEDIERWWVMRTMCNDSSCAAIGLQLDPEDHSRLKEQGVSVQLQFTEGNWNETPRQNRQDVDECSIGANGTMQQGQDTTSTAWQLRPDSNGSFHGAATETVVTGECNRQGTVYQTPFTAERIGDTPPAIAVPAPRIGEEPLVPEAVPGPALAGLYQLSFDTGKTRSDGTFGHGDDVELKWWAYRSRCTASGCVATGAKLDEENPTQAAGRAGVLRFVDGRWDQMPRPARVPCAYDKTSEHTVEDTLTLEPLPDGSLRGTYRYTIISNECGGSGSWFEFPITAVRTGEIPTTVNVADPALFG, from the coding sequence ATGACGCTGCTGGCGGGCACCGAATTCGCTGGTTACACGATCATCAGAAGTATTGGCGCAGGCGCGATGGGGGAGGTCTATCTCGCACAGCATCCCCGCTTGCCCCGGTACGACGCCCTGAAGGTTCTGCCCGAAGCGCTCACCGGCAATCGCGAGTTTCGGGATCGGTTTGTTCGTGAATCTGATCTTGCCGCGGGCCTGTGGCACCCTCACATCGTCGGCGTTCGCGATCGCGGCGAGTCCGATGGCCGACTGTGGATCGCGATGGACTACGTCGAGGGCTGCGACGCCGGTCACTTGCTGCGCACCGAATACCCAGCCGGCATGCCCCTTCCCGAGGTGACTACTATCGTCTCAGCGATCGCCGGCGCCTTGGACTACGCGCACCAGCGCGGTCTGCTGCACCGTGACGTCAAGCCGGGAAACATCCTGATCGAGACCTCGGCCTCCAGTCCCGCTCGTATTGCGCTATCTGACTTCGGAATAGCCCCCGAGATGGTCGATCCGGCGGGACACACGGCGACCAACCTGACGGTCGGGACCGTTGCCTATGCGGCGCCCGAACAGCTGATGGGACAAAGTCTTGACGGGCGGGCTGACCAGTACGCGTTGGCGGCGACCACCTACCACCTGCTCACCGGCGCGCCGCCGTACAGCAGCTCAGACCCGGCAGCCATGATCGGACAGCACCTCACCGCGACACCGCCCAGTGTGGGCGTGCTTCGTCCGGAACTGGCTGCTCTTGACCAGGTCCTCGAAAAAGCGTTGTCCAAGACCCCATCGGATCGATTCGCCACCTGTGCCGAGTTCGCTACAGCACTGGCGCGCCAAGCCGAGAACGACGCCGACCGATCAACCGAGAGACGGCCCGTCACAGCTGCTCCCGCTGCAATCCAGACCGCGGAGCACCGTCGGCTGCGCAACCGTAGGCGCAACGTAGCCATCTTGTCCCTAGTGGCGGCTGTGATCGCTACTGCGGTGGCCACGGGGATCTATACCAGAAACATCCGAAACCACCCCACGGACCAGATCGCTGAATCGCACCCGATAGTCGCGACGGCACCGCTCGATGGAGTGTTTCGTCTTCGATACCACCTTGCACAGGAAACCCTCATGGGATCGCCTGATCCCAAGCCCGAGGAAGACATCGAGCGCTGGTGGGTGATGCGGACCATGTGTAATGACTCCAGTTGCGCTGCAATTGGATTGCAGCTGGATCCCGAGGACCATAGTCGCCTCAAGGAGCAGGGCGTTTCGGTACAGCTGCAGTTCACCGAGGGCAACTGGAACGAGACCCCGAGGCAGAATCGCCAAGATGTCGATGAGTGCTCCATCGGCGCAAACGGGACAATGCAGCAAGGGCAAGATACGACTTCGACAGCGTGGCAGCTGCGGCCTGATTCCAACGGCTCGTTCCACGGTGCAGCCACCGAGACCGTCGTCACCGGGGAATGCAATCGGCAAGGCACTGTGTACCAAACACCGTTCACAGCTGAGAGAATCGGAGACACCCCGCCCGCGATCGCCGTTCCCGCCCCGCGAATCGGCGAGGAGCCACTCGTACCTGAAGCGGTCCCGGGCCCTGCCTTGGCGGGTTTGTATCAGCTCAGCTTCGATACCGGCAAGACCCGTTCGGATGGGACGTTCGGCCATGGTGACGACGTGGAGCTCAAGTGGTGGGCGTATCGATCACGCTGCACAGCGTCAGGATGCGTCGCTACCGGAGCAAAACTCGACGAGGAGAATCCCACCCAAGCCGCGGGGCGGGCCGGCGTTCTGCGATTTGTCGATGGCCGCTGGGACCAGATGCCGAGGCCAGCCCGTGTCCCGTGCGCCTACGACAAGACCAGCGAGCACACCGTAGAAGACACTCTGACGCTAGAGCCGCTACCAGATGGCAGCCTCCGTGGGACATACAGGTACACCATCATTTCCAACGAATGCGGCGGTAGCGGGTCATGGTTCGAGTTCCCTATTACAGCAGTACGCACCGGAGAGATCCCGACGACCGTCAATGTCGCAGATCCCGCGCTGTTCGGCTGA
- a CDS encoding DUF732 domain-containing protein has product MKSTTLAAAVLGLAVTLAAPAHADPDTDFANQLHTYGIYGPRDYNAWLGKIVCERLDKGVDGDAAKSVRFITPNLQKGTNQAQAWQFLGASVNTYCPDKRPVLERAAQQS; this is encoded by the coding sequence ATGAAATCGACGACCCTCGCCGCGGCGGTCCTGGGCTTGGCCGTGACCCTGGCAGCACCGGCCCACGCCGACCCCGACACCGATTTCGCCAACCAGCTTCACACCTACGGGATCTACGGCCCGCGCGACTACAACGCCTGGCTGGGCAAGATTGTCTGCGAGCGCTTGGACAAGGGCGTCGACGGTGACGCGGCCAAGTCGGTCCGCTTCATCACCCCCAACCTTCAGAAGGGCACCAACCAGGCCCAGGCCTGGCAATTCCTGGGCGCCTCGGTCAACACCTACTGCCCCGACAAGCGGCCGGTACTGGAGCGCGCAGCACAACAGAGCTGA
- a CDS encoding NAD(P)H-dependent oxidoreductase, which translates to MTHDQSTVRVLVLVGSLRSGSLNRQLAQTAITTAPEHVEPTMFDHLGELPHYNEDIDTATPHDAVNALRTAAANSDALLVVTPEYNGGLPGAVKNAFDWLSRPYGESALTGKPAAVIGTALGRYGAAWAHADARKTLAIAGAQVPDDIELSIPAKNLNGLHPQESDDIVASLREVWSQLLRHVQN; encoded by the coding sequence ATGACTCACGACCAGTCCACCGTCCGGGTTCTCGTCCTCGTCGGCAGTTTGCGATCGGGCTCGTTGAATCGCCAACTGGCCCAGACGGCCATCACCACGGCGCCTGAGCATGTCGAGCCGACGATGTTCGACCACCTGGGCGAGCTGCCGCACTACAACGAGGACATCGATACCGCGACCCCGCACGACGCCGTTAACGCGCTGCGCACCGCGGCGGCCAACAGTGACGCACTGTTGGTAGTGACTCCGGAGTACAACGGCGGCCTGCCCGGCGCGGTCAAGAACGCGTTCGATTGGCTCTCACGCCCGTACGGCGAGAGCGCCTTGACCGGCAAGCCCGCAGCGGTGATCGGCACTGCATTGGGCCGCTACGGCGCGGCCTGGGCACATGCGGATGCCCGCAAGACGCTTGCGATAGCCGGCGCGCAGGTGCCCGACGACATCGAACTGTCGATTCCGGCAAAGAATCTCAACGGCCTGCATCCGCAGGAGTCAGACGACATCGTCGCATCACTACGCGAAGTCTGGTCGCAGCTGCTTCGCCACGTGCAGAACTAA
- a CDS encoding glycoside hydrolase, with protein sequence MGRHELASQRKRSSVLMAAVLAPAAMFFAVGGSANPAVPKEAIAVVAEDNSPGGLQLVAAPVAAPEAGPPARFAVASRTRTVPRFLSAGVAPERGLQVRTIQAARSISDAFPQIMQIGGVRADALRWHPNGLALDVMVPNPSSAEGIALGDSIVAYVMENAGRFGLQDAIWRGVYYTPGGGAQRGGYGHYDHVHVTTTGGGYPSGAEIYLR encoded by the coding sequence GTGGGCCGACACGAGTTAGCCAGCCAGCGCAAACGCTCTTCGGTATTGATGGCTGCAGTCCTCGCTCCAGCGGCAATGTTCTTTGCTGTGGGCGGTAGCGCCAATCCTGCGGTGCCGAAAGAAGCCATTGCGGTGGTTGCCGAAGACAATTCACCAGGCGGTTTGCAGCTGGTCGCGGCGCCGGTTGCGGCACCCGAAGCCGGTCCGCCGGCTCGGTTTGCGGTGGCATCGCGAACGCGCACCGTCCCGCGGTTTCTGTCCGCCGGGGTCGCCCCGGAGCGGGGCCTGCAAGTCAGGACGATCCAGGCTGCGCGCAGCATCAGCGACGCCTTTCCCCAGATCATGCAGATCGGCGGGGTGCGGGCCGACGCGCTGCGCTGGCACCCCAACGGTCTGGCCCTGGATGTGATGGTTCCCAACCCGAGCAGCGCCGAGGGCATCGCGCTCGGCGATTCGATCGTGGCGTACGTGATGGAGAACGCCGGCCGATTCGGCCTGCAGGACGCCATCTGGCGCGGCGTGTACTACACCCCAGGCGGTGGCGCTCAACGTGGCGGTTACGGCCACTACGACCACGTCCACGTCACCACCACCGGCGGGGGATATCCCAGCGGCGCCGAGATCTACCTGCGCTGA
- a CDS encoding TetR/AcrR family transcriptional regulator — protein sequence MPAAARSRPQQQRAREMRHRLLDTARQLIARRGVETLTTQTIADAAHVSIGTVYRYFPDRSAIIAELVDDATRDISLQLVRVVGQALDLDVDQAALMIVDTLTTAYESHAPILLAALTSSSFDVPPYLNHTAMDEIERSLLPLGSVIPSRARPDLTPAQLDDLVFVTMGVTSSACLRIALQRPAHADRDAMVRLTATMLAAALTAPGGP from the coding sequence ATGCCCGCTGCCGCGCGGTCGCGCCCGCAACAGCAACGGGCCCGCGAGATGCGCCACAGGCTGCTCGACACCGCCCGCCAGCTGATCGCACGCCGCGGCGTGGAGACCCTGACCACTCAGACCATCGCCGACGCCGCCCATGTCAGTATCGGCACTGTATATCGCTATTTTCCCGACCGATCCGCGATCATCGCCGAGTTGGTGGACGACGCGACACGAGACATCTCACTCCAACTGGTGCGCGTGGTGGGTCAAGCCCTCGACCTCGATGTCGACCAGGCAGCGCTGATGATCGTGGACACGTTGACGACGGCCTATGAAAGCCACGCCCCGATCTTGCTCGCCGCGTTGACGTCCTCATCTTTTGATGTACCGCCGTATCTCAACCACACCGCGATGGACGAGATCGAGCGCAGCCTGCTGCCGCTGGGCAGCGTGATCCCCAGCCGGGCACGGCCGGACTTGACGCCTGCGCAGTTGGACGATCTGGTGTTCGTGACCATGGGGGTGACGTCGAGCGCCTGTCTACGTATCGCCCTGCAGCGGCCCGCTCACGCAGATCGCGACGCGATGGTCCGGCTGACCGCGACCATGCTGGCTGCCGCGCTGACTGCCCCGGGAGGGCCCTAG
- a CDS encoding sulfite exporter TauE/SafE family protein: protein MSFIGGLAVALVTAPIGVSGAVFLLPVQVSVLQVPSPAVTPTNLLFNIVAIPGALARYRTQAPLRSPLTSVLLIGTLPGVVLGAGIRVFLIPGIHVFRLLIAGFLVPLGISLIRGRRHRAPKPPSMPLSRTVTFAFAFSVGVVGGIYGIGGGSLLSPILVHRGTPLPIVAPATLVCTFITSLVGASAYLILAATTSGLPTGPDWTVGLVAGAGGLVGGYLGARLGPQVPEPMLRTALGALAIATGALYALQSL, encoded by the coding sequence ATGAGTTTCATCGGGGGCCTGGCGGTCGCCCTGGTGACCGCGCCGATCGGGGTGTCCGGTGCGGTGTTCCTGCTGCCGGTCCAGGTCAGCGTGCTGCAAGTGCCCAGCCCGGCTGTGACGCCTACCAACTTGCTGTTCAATATCGTTGCGATACCGGGAGCGTTGGCCCGGTACCGCACCCAAGCGCCGCTGCGCAGCCCACTGACCTCGGTCTTGCTTATCGGCACGCTGCCCGGGGTCGTCTTGGGCGCCGGTATTCGGGTATTTCTGATTCCCGGAATCCACGTGTTCCGCTTGTTGATAGCTGGATTTCTTGTACCGCTGGGCATCTCGCTGATCCGCGGCCGACGTCACCGGGCCCCTAAACCACCGTCGATGCCACTATCTCGGACCGTCACCTTCGCCTTCGCGTTCAGCGTCGGCGTAGTCGGCGGGATCTACGGCATCGGCGGCGGCTCGCTGCTCAGCCCCATCCTGGTGCATCGCGGCACGCCGTTGCCCATCGTCGCGCCGGCCACGCTGGTCTGCACCTTCATCACCTCGCTGGTCGGCGCGAGCGCCTACCTGATCCTTGCGGCGACCACCTCCGGGTTGCCGACCGGACCGGACTGGACTGTCGGACTCGTCGCCGGCGCCGGTGGCCTGGTGGGTGGTTATCTGGGCGCGCGGTTAGGACCCCAGGTACCCGAACCGATGTTGCGCACCGCGCTCGGCGCACTCGCCATCGCAACTGGCGCTCTCTATGCGCTGCAGTCGCTGTAG
- the acnA gene encoding aconitate hydratase yields the protein MATGRNLDSFGTRDRLTVEDTTYQIRRLDRVEGSARLPYSLKVLLENLLRNEDGRLVTAEQISAMAAWDRTAAHGREIAYTPARVLMQDFTGVPCVVDLVAMRDAIAELGGKTTRINPLCPTELVIDHSVIADVFGRADAFAINTELEFERNAERYQLLRWGQQAFDDFSVVPPGTGICHQVNLEYLARVVFTRSSADGPLAYPDTLVGTDSHTPMVNGLGVLGWGVGGIEAEAAMLGQPMSMLIPPVVGLKLTGELPPGTTATDLVLTVAELLRATGVVGKFVEFFGPGVANVPLANRATIGNMSPEYGATCAIFPVDRVTCDYLRLTGRSEHQIKLVEAYTKEQGMWHDPDREPVYSQTLELDLGSVEPSIAGPKRPQDRIPLRLAPHTVAALLDGAETTAQALSDLDKASADSFPASDPIAFGHSEVEGKPREPWAGGDKLPWRTDAQPIELADGTRTEIDNGDVVIAAITSCTNTSNPSVMVGAALLARNAVDKGLTRKPWVKTTLAPGSRVVTDYYERAGLTPYLDALGFNLVGYGCTTCIGNSGPLIPEVSQAVVDKDLTVCSVLSGNRNFEGRIHPEVRMNFLASPPLVVAYALAGTLRVNLLTDPLGTGTGGEPVYLRDIWPTEADVDAVVGDNLHSEMFTTSYADVFTGDQRWRSLDVAEGNTFSWAPESTYVRRPPYFDGMTREPAALTDIAGARVLAKLGDSVTTDHISPAGSIRFDAPAGKYLSENGIERKDFNSYGSRRGNHEVMIRGTFANVRLRNQLAPGTEGGFTRDFTQPDGPVSTIYDASVNYLAAGTPLVILAGKEYGSGSSRDWAAKGTALLGVRAVLAVSYERIHRSNLIGMGVLPLQFPDGTDADSLGLTGEETLDITGVTALGESIPDTVQVRAGDIEFDATVRIDTPGEADYYRHGGIMHYVLRQLLD from the coding sequence ATGGCCACAGGCAGAAACCTCGACAGCTTCGGAACCCGTGACCGGCTGACGGTCGAGGACACCACGTATCAGATTCGACGCCTCGATCGCGTCGAGGGCTCGGCTCGTCTGCCCTACAGCCTGAAGGTTCTGTTGGAGAACCTGCTGCGCAACGAGGACGGCCGTCTGGTCACCGCCGAGCAGATCAGCGCGATGGCCGCCTGGGATCGCACCGCCGCGCACGGCCGCGAAATCGCCTACACGCCGGCACGCGTCCTGATGCAGGACTTCACCGGGGTGCCCTGCGTGGTCGACCTGGTCGCCATGCGCGACGCGATCGCCGAACTGGGTGGCAAGACCACCCGCATCAACCCGCTGTGCCCGACCGAGCTGGTGATCGACCACTCGGTGATCGCCGATGTCTTCGGCCGCGCCGATGCCTTCGCGATCAACACCGAGCTGGAGTTCGAGCGCAACGCCGAGCGCTACCAGCTGCTGCGCTGGGGACAGCAGGCGTTCGATGACTTCTCCGTGGTCCCGCCCGGCACCGGCATCTGTCACCAGGTCAACCTCGAATACCTGGCACGCGTGGTGTTCACCCGCAGCAGTGCCGATGGCCCGCTGGCCTACCCCGACACCCTGGTCGGCACCGATTCGCACACCCCGATGGTCAACGGCCTGGGCGTGCTGGGTTGGGGCGTCGGCGGAATCGAGGCCGAGGCGGCCATGCTCGGCCAACCGATGAGCATGCTGATCCCGCCGGTGGTCGGCCTCAAACTCACCGGCGAACTGCCGCCCGGCACCACCGCCACCGACCTGGTCCTCACCGTCGCCGAACTGCTACGCGCCACCGGCGTGGTGGGCAAGTTCGTCGAGTTCTTCGGCCCGGGAGTGGCCAATGTTCCGCTGGCGAACCGCGCCACGATCGGCAATATGAGCCCGGAATACGGGGCCACCTGCGCGATCTTCCCCGTCGATCGCGTGACCTGCGACTATCTGCGACTGACCGGCCGATCCGAACACCAGATCAAGCTGGTGGAGGCCTACACCAAAGAGCAGGGCATGTGGCATGACCCGGATCGCGAACCGGTGTATTCGCAGACGCTGGAGCTGGACCTGGGCAGTGTCGAGCCGTCGATCGCCGGCCCCAAACGCCCGCAGGACCGGATTCCCCTGCGCCTGGCCCCGCACACCGTCGCCGCACTGCTCGACGGCGCCGAGACCACCGCTCAGGCCCTGTCGGACCTGGACAAGGCGTCGGCGGATTCGTTCCCGGCCAGCGACCCGATCGCGTTCGGTCACTCCGAAGTGGAAGGCAAACCGAGGGAGCCGTGGGCCGGTGGGGACAAGCTCCCCTGGCGCACCGACGCCCAGCCGATCGAACTCGCCGACGGCACCCGCACCGAGATCGACAACGGCGACGTCGTGATCGCCGCCATCACGTCCTGCACCAACACCTCCAACCCCTCGGTGATGGTCGGTGCGGCACTGTTGGCACGCAATGCCGTCGACAAGGGGCTGACACGCAAACCCTGGGTGAAGACCACCTTGGCGCCCGGGTCGCGGGTGGTCACCGACTACTACGAGCGGGCGGGCCTGACCCCCTACCTGGACGCGCTCGGCTTCAACCTGGTGGGCTACGGCTGCACCACCTGTATCGGCAACTCGGGACCCCTGATCCCCGAAGTGAGCCAGGCCGTCGTCGACAAGGACCTGACCGTGTGTTCGGTGCTGTCAGGCAACCGCAATTTCGAGGGCCGCATCCACCCCGAGGTCCGGATGAATTTCCTGGCGTCCCCGCCGCTGGTGGTCGCCTACGCGCTGGCCGGCACCCTGCGCGTCAACCTGCTGACCGACCCGTTGGGCACCGGCACCGGCGGCGAGCCGGTGTATCTGCGGGACATCTGGCCCACAGAAGCGGACGTGGACGCCGTCGTAGGAGACAACTTGCATTCCGAGATGTTCACCACCAGCTACGCCGACGTCTTCACCGGCGACCAGCGGTGGCGATCGCTGGATGTTGCTGAGGGGAACACCTTCTCCTGGGCGCCGGAGTCCACCTATGTGCGCCGGCCCCCGTACTTCGACGGTATGACCCGCGAGCCGGCGGCACTCACCGATATCGCCGGAGCCCGGGTGCTGGCCAAACTCGGCGACTCGGTCACCACCGACCACATCAGCCCTGCCGGCTCCATTCGATTCGACGCTCCTGCGGGAAAGTATCTGTCGGAGAACGGAATCGAACGCAAGGACTTCAACTCCTACGGCTCTAGGCGCGGCAACCACGAGGTGATGATCCGCGGCACCTTCGCCAACGTGCGGCTGCGCAACCAACTGGCGCCCGGCACCGAGGGCGGCTTCACCCGCGACTTCACCCAGCCGGACGGTCCGGTCAGCACCATCTACGACGCATCGGTGAACTACCTCGCCGCCGGGACCCCGTTGGTGATCCTGGCCGGGAAGGAATACGGATCCGGCTCCTCACGGGACTGGGCCGCCAAAGGCACTGCGCTGCTGGGAGTGCGAGCCGTCTTGGCGGTGTCCTACGAACGCATCCACCGATCCAACCTGATCGGCATGGGGGTGCTCCCCCTGCAGTTCCCCGACGGAACCGACGCGGACTCGCTGGGCCTGACCGGCGAAGAGACCCTCGACATCACCGGGGTTACCGCACTGGGCGAGAGCATCCCCGACACGGTGCAGGTACGGGCCGGTGACATCGAGTTCGATGCCACGGTGCGTATCGACACCCCCGGCGAAGCCGACTACTACCGGCACGGCGGCATCATGCACTACGTGCTGCGGCAGTTGCTCGACTGA